A single Salmo trutta chromosome 14, fSalTru1.1, whole genome shotgun sequence DNA region contains:
- the LOC115208378 gene encoding 1,25-dihydroxyvitamin D(3) 24-hydroxylase, mitochondrial: MRAQIQKVPQIVELLKKKTVGLQHFKPTSSVCVLDPKDATLVAPCRHSLPTQTQSLDSIPGPTNWPLFGSLIELLRKGGLQRQHNALIDYHKKFGKIFRMKLGSFESVHIGAPCLLEALYRKESAYPQRLEIKPWKAYRDLRDEAYGLLILEGEDWQRVRSAFQQKLMKPTEVAKLDGKINQVLADFVSRIGQVTDNGQFEDLYFELNKWSMETICLVLYDKRFGLLHDNVNEEAMTFITSIKTMMSTFGAMMVTPVELHKKLNTKTWQDHTTAWDRIFSTAKVYIDKKIKRHAGATGPSDDFLCDIYRHSLLSKKELYAAITELQIGGVETTANSMLWAIFNLSRNPCVQKKLLQEIREVLPASQTPSAKHLQRMPYIKACLKESMRLSPSVPFTSRTLDKDTVLGDYSIPKGTVLMINSHALGANEEYFDDSSRFKPERWLKESSTINPFAHVPFGIGKRMCIGRRLAELQLQLALCWVVRDYEIVATDSEPVDTIHSGTLVPNRELPVAFIRR, encoded by the exons ATGAGGGCACAAATCCAAAAGGTACCACAGATAGTCGAATTGTTAAAAAAGAAAACAGTTGGTTTGCAGCACTTCAAGCCAACATCTTCAGTGTGCGTCCTAGACCCGAAGGATGCTACATTGGTTGCGCCTTGTCGACACAGTCTTCCCACGCAGACTCAGAGCCTTGACTCGATACCTGGACCCACCAACTGGCCCTTATTTGGCAGTTTGATAGAACTACTACGCAAAGGAGGGCTGCAAAGACAACACAATGCATTG ATTGATTACCATAAGAAATTTGGAAAGATTTTCCGGATGAAACTCGGCTCCTTTGAATCGGTCCATATTGGCGCACCTTGCTTACTGGAGGCTCTCTACAGAAAGGAGAGCGCTTACCCACAGCGTCTGGAGATCAAACCCTGGAAAGCATACCGAGACTTAAGAGACGAGGCATATGGACTACTTATTCT GGAAGGGGAAGACTGGCAGAGGGTGAGAAGCGCGTTTCAGCAGAAATTGATGAAACCCACAGAAGTCGCGAAACTTGATGGTAAAATAAACCAG GTGTTGGCCGATTTCGTTAGTAGAATTGGGCAAGTGACTGACAATGGACAATTTGAGGACTTGTACTTCGAATTGAATAAATGGTCAATGGAGA CCATTTGCTTAGTGCTCTACGACAAACGTTTCGGACTTCTGCATGACAATGTCAACGAGGAGGCCATGACCTTTATCACATCCATAAAGACG ATGATGAGCACATTTGGCGCCATGATGGTCACGCCAGTGGAGCTCCACAAAAAACTGAACACCAAAACATGGCAGGACCACACCACGGCATGGGACCGTATATTCAGCACAG CCAAAGTCTACATAGACAAGAAGATAAAACGCCATGCAGGGGCAACAGGGCCCAGTGACGACTTCCTGTGTGACATCTACCGCCACAGTCTCCTGTCCAAGAAAGAGCTGTACGCCGCCATCACAGAGCTCCAGATCGGAGGAGTGGAGACG ACTGCCAACAGCATGCTGTGGgctattttcaacctctcccgtAACCCCTGCGTTCAGAAGAAGCTGCTCCAAGAAATCAGAGAGGTTCTGCCTGCTAGTCAGACTCCCAGTGCCAAGCACCTCCAGAGAATGCCCTACATCAAGGCCTGCCTCAAGGAATCCATGAG GTTATCGCCGTCAGTTCCCTTCACGAGTCGGACCTTAGACAAAGACACTGTGTTGGGAGATTACTCCATTCCCAAGGGG ACAGTGTTGATGATCAACAGCCATGCTCTGGGTGCCAATGAGGAATACTTCGACGACAGCAGCCGGTTTAAGCCAGAGCGTTGGCTAAAAGAGAGCAGTACCATCAACCCCTTTGCCCATGTGCCGTTTGGTATTGGGAAGAGGATGTGCATTGGGCGGCGTCTGGCAGAGCTACAGCTGCAGTTGGCACTCTGCTGG GTCGTCAGAGATTATGAAATTGTGGCGACAGATAGTGAACCAGTTGATACTATCCATTCAGGGACGCTTGTTCCCAACCGTGAACTCCCTGTGGCTTTCATTAGACGATGA